The Flavobacterium praedii genome window below encodes:
- a CDS encoding sodium-translocating pyrophosphatase, whose translation MNSIMIYVPIFMAIIGLIFMAIKRSWVLKQDPGDGKMKEISDYIYEGALAFLKAEYRLLAVFVLIASIVLAGITFIPGVKTNILIVVAFVFGAFFSALAGNMGMKIATKTNVRTTQAARTSLPQALKVSFGGGTVMGLGVAGLAVLGLTGFFIVFFQIFMKGQWTSTEDMTVVLETLAGFSLGAESIALFARVGGGIYTKAADVGADLVGKVEAGIPEDDPRNPATIADNVGDNVGDVAGMGADLFGSYVATVLAAMVLGNYVIKDMGGNIQDAFGGIGPILLPMAIAGFGILFSIIGTMLVKITDENAKEAQVQKALNIGNWVSIVLTAISCYFLVQYMLPETMSMTFFGEGSMDISSMRVFYATLIGLVVGGAISSVTEYYTGLGTKPVMAIVQKSSTGAGTNVIAGLATGMISTFPTVLLFAAAIWSSYALAGFYGVALAASAMMATTAMQLAIDAFGPISDNAGGIAEMSELPKEVRTRTDILDSVGNTTAATGKGFAIASAALTSLALFAAYVTFTGIDGINIFKAPVLAMLFVGGMIPVVFSALAMNSVGKAAMDMVYEVRRQFKEIPGIMEGTGKPEYAKCVDISTKAALREMMLPGVLTIGFPIAIVLLGKLVYGSNNQLIAEMLGGYMAGVTVSGVLWAVFQNNAGGAWDNAKKSFEAGVMINGEMTYKGSDAHKAAVTGDTVGDPFKDTSGPSMNILIKLTCLIGLVMAPILGSGSSTIEGKGTCTMKEIRMKKCTMGEGDMMMGKCDMSKCAKMTKEECAKMCDSLKCSPEQKEMCLSHYDKDGKFVEPKGKACCAKKPMSMTNEVKIEKTNLNGKVSATVTTTVNGTVVVKQFQGTDAEVQAQIDALK comes from the coding sequence ATGAATTCAATTATGATTTATGTGCCAATTTTTATGGCAATAATAGGACTTATTTTTATGGCTATCAAAAGATCTTGGGTATTAAAACAAGATCCTGGGGATGGCAAAATGAAAGAGATATCAGATTATATATATGAAGGAGCTTTGGCTTTCTTAAAGGCAGAATACCGATTATTAGCCGTCTTTGTATTAATCGCAAGTATTGTTTTAGCCGGTATCACTTTTATTCCTGGAGTTAAAACCAATATTTTAATAGTAGTAGCATTTGTGTTTGGTGCCTTTTTCTCTGCTTTGGCAGGAAATATGGGAATGAAAATCGCAACAAAAACCAATGTTAGAACTACACAAGCGGCTCGTACAAGTTTACCACAAGCCTTGAAAGTTTCTTTTGGTGGTGGAACTGTAATGGGATTAGGCGTAGCCGGTTTAGCTGTTTTAGGGTTAACCGGTTTTTTTATTGTTTTCTTTCAAATATTTATGAAAGGGCAATGGACTTCTACAGAAGATATGACCGTTGTTTTAGAAACTTTAGCCGGTTTCTCTCTTGGAGCTGAATCAATTGCTCTTTTTGCTCGTGTGGGCGGAGGAATTTATACCAAAGCTGCCGATGTAGGTGCTGATTTAGTAGGGAAAGTAGAAGCTGGTATTCCAGAAGACGATCCTAGAAATCCTGCAACAATTGCTGATAACGTTGGAGACAATGTAGGAGACGTTGCTGGAATGGGAGCCGATTTATTTGGATCATATGTAGCAACCGTTTTAGCAGCTATGGTTCTTGGAAATTATGTGATAAAAGATATGGGTGGTAACATTCAGGATGCTTTTGGCGGAATAGGACCAATTTTATTACCAATGGCAATAGCTGGTTTTGGAATTTTGTTTTCTATAATTGGAACAATGTTGGTTAAAATTACAGATGAAAATGCTAAAGAAGCTCAAGTACAAAAGGCTTTGAATATTGGAAACTGGGTTTCTATTGTTTTAACCGCTATTTCATGTTACTTTTTAGTGCAATATATGCTTCCAGAAACAATGAGTATGACATTCTTTGGAGAAGGATCTATGGATATTTCTTCAATGCGTGTTTTTTATGCTACACTTATCGGATTAGTTGTAGGTGGTGCCATTTCATCGGTAACTGAATATTACACTGGATTAGGTACAAAACCTGTAATGGCAATTGTTCAAAAATCGAGTACAGGTGCAGGAACCAACGTTATCGCAGGTTTGGCAACTGGAATGATTTCTACTTTCCCAACCGTATTATTGTTTGCGGCTGCAATTTGGTCTTCTTATGCTTTGGCAGGATTTTACGGTGTAGCTTTGGCAGCATCTGCAATGATGGCCACTACAGCAATGCAATTGGCTATTGATGCATTTGGACCGATATCTGACAATGCAGGTGGAATTGCTGAAATGAGTGAATTACCAAAAGAAGTACGTACCAGAACCGACATTTTGGATTCAGTAGGAAATACTACTGCTGCAACTGGAAAAGGTTTTGCGATTGCTTCGGCAGCTTTAACCTCTTTGGCTTTATTTGCTGCCTATGTAACTTTTACAGGAATTGATGGTATTAATATTTTTAAAGCACCGGTATTGGCAATGTTATTCGTTGGTGGAATGATACCTGTTGTTTTCTCCGCTTTAGCGATGAATTCGGTTGGTAAAGCAGCTATGGATATGGTGTACGAAGTACGTCGCCAGTTCAAAGAAATTCCAGGAATTATGGAAGGAACTGGAAAACCTGAATATGCAAAATGTGTTGATATTTCGACTAAAGCCGCTTTACGCGAAATGATGTTGCCTGGAGTTTTAACGATTGGTTTTCCAATTGCTATTGTTCTTTTAGGAAAATTAGTATACGGAAGCAACAATCAATTAATTGCCGAAATGTTGGGTGGTTATATGGCTGGAGTTACTGTTTCTGGAGTACTTTGGGCAGTTTTTCAAAACAATGCTGGTGGTGCTTGGGATAATGCTAAAAAATCATTTGAAGCTGGTGTTATGATCAATGGAGAAATGACGTACAAAGGATCGGATGCCCACAAAGCAGCGGTTACAGGTGATACTGTTGGTGACCCTTTCAAAGATACTTCTGGACCATCAATGAACATCTTAATTAAATTAACTTGTTTGATTGGTTTGGTAATGGCTCCGATTTTAGGAAGCGGAAGTAGCACTATTGAAGGAAAAGGCACTTGTACCATGAAAGAAATCAGAATGAAAAAATGCACGATGGGAGAAGGCGATATGATGATGGGTAAATGCGACATGAGCAAATGTGCCAAAATGACCAAAGAAGAATGCGCCAAAATGTGCGACAGCCTAAAATGTTCTCCTGAGCAAAAAGAAATGTGTTTGTCTCATTATGATAAAGACGGAAAATTTGTTGAACCAAAAGGAAAAGCATGTTGTGCCAAAAAGCCAATGTCTATGACAAACGAAGTTAAAATTGAAAAAACAAATCTAAATGGTAAAGTGAGTGCTACCGTTACAACAACTGTAAATGGAACTGTTGTAGTAAAGCAATTTCAAGGAACAGATGCTGAAGTTCAAGCACAAATTGACGCTTTGAAATAA
- a CDS encoding inorganic diphosphatase: protein MTADKLKTFDVLIEIPRGSRNKYEYDFAIKRMRFDRMLFSSMMYPADYGFIPETLALDGDPLDVLVLVNEPTFPGCVMEVKPIGVFHMADDKGPDEKVICVPVSDPIWNSLENLSDINPHLLKEIEHFFQVYKDLENKVVDVEGWGDVNEAYAIIKECTERFEQIENKPEGLFSIK from the coding sequence ATGACTGCAGACAAATTAAAAACTTTTGATGTATTAATCGAAATACCAAGAGGAAGTAGAAATAAATACGAATACGATTTTGCCATAAAAAGAATGCGTTTTGATAGAATGTTATTCTCTTCTATGATGTATCCAGCAGATTATGGTTTCATTCCAGAAACTTTAGCTTTGGATGGTGATCCATTAGACGTTTTGGTTTTGGTAAATGAGCCAACTTTCCCTGGTTGTGTAATGGAAGTAAAACCAATTGGCGTTTTCCATATGGCAGACGACAAAGGACCAGACGAAAAAGTAATCTGTGTACCCGTTTCAGACCCGATTTGGAATTCATTAGAAAACTTATCAGATATCAACCCACACTTGTTAAAAGAAATCGAACACTTCTTTCAAGTATATAAAGATTTAGAAAACAAAGTAGTAGATGTTGAAGGTTGGGGAGATGTAAATGAAGCATACGCTATTATTAAAGAATGTACAGAACGTTTTGAGCAAATAGAAAATAAACCAGAAGGATTATTTAGTATTAAATAA
- a CDS encoding DNA-3-methyladenine glycosylase family protein, with amino-acid sequence MQQAIDHLFQKDPIFKQIIDTYGLPTIPKRPQGFETLVLLILEQQVSIDSAKATFLKIKAQYPSLEPEILILVSDEEYRAFGVSRQKITYIKALATALLNKEIDLDSLHQKSAQQVREELIKIKGIGNWTIDIYLMFCLQEPDLIPLGDIAVVNTIKELLDIHDKKEMEVLTDQWSPYRSYATFLLWHYYLKKRKRTIVY; translated from the coding sequence ATGCAACAAGCAATAGACCATTTATTTCAAAAAGATCCTATTTTCAAACAGATTATTGACACTTACGGATTACCAACAATCCCAAAAAGACCACAAGGATTCGAGACTTTGGTGCTGTTGATTTTGGAACAACAAGTTTCTATAGATTCCGCAAAAGCTACTTTTTTGAAAATAAAGGCTCAATATCCGAGTTTAGAACCCGAGATTTTAATTCTAGTTTCAGACGAAGAATACAGAGCCTTTGGCGTAAGCCGACAAAAAATAACTTACATAAAAGCATTGGCAACAGCCCTATTGAATAAAGAGATTGACTTGGATAGTTTGCATCAAAAATCGGCTCAACAAGTTCGTGAAGAGCTTATAAAAATAAAAGGAATTGGCAATTGGACTATCGATATTTATTTAATGTTTTGCCTGCAAGAACCCGATTTAATTCCATTAGGTGATATTGCGGTTGTAAACACAATAAAAGAGTTGCTTGATATTCATGACAAAAAAGAAATGGAAGTTCTTACGGACCAATGGAGTCCTTATCGCTCTTACGCCACTTTTTTGCTTTGGCATTACTACCTTAAAAAAAGAAAAAGAACAATAGTATATTAA
- a CDS encoding type II toxin-antitoxin system RelE/ParE family toxin gives MAQRKIIWSRIAYLQRKNILLYWFERNQSNVFSKKLLKQTQQATKQLTKFPYLGKPTDIIDVRVYIMGDYSLFYRVFDLSIDVVTFWDNRQDPEILKILLSLNE, from the coding sequence ATGGCTCAACGGAAAATAATTTGGTCTAGAATCGCATATCTGCAAAGGAAAAATATACTCTTATATTGGTTCGAAAGAAATCAGTCCAATGTGTTTTCTAAAAAATTATTGAAACAAACCCAACAGGCGACAAAGCAACTAACGAAATTCCCTTATTTAGGAAAACCAACAGATATTATAGACGTTCGAGTTTATATCATGGGTGACTACAGTCTGTTTTACAGAGTTTTTGATTTGTCGATAGATGTGGTTACTTTTTGGGACAATAGACAAGATCCCGAAATACTTAAAATCTTACTATCTCTTAATGAATAG
- a CDS encoding DUF5686 and carboxypeptidase-like regulatory domain-containing protein, whose translation MKNLLKVLVLFLVSTTSSLIAQTKVSGIVVDKSKQPVPFANVVFKNTSIGTVTNEDGRFYMESPNTYKTLIISSVGFSEKEITLTKSVNYNFTIELNEQESLKEVVIFTGKTSKKNNPALDILRKIWEKKRKNGLYQFAQYQMEKYEKVEFDINSIDSAYRKQKIFKGMEFIFDHVDTSKITGKTYLPIFVNEALVDVYGDNKIPKIKEITKANKTSGFDGNQQILSFIKDLYSDYNIYNNYIALFDKSFTSPLSKTGIDVYNYVLKDSAFIDKKWCFNIVFYPRRKNELTFKGDFWVNDTTFAIKKINMAVTKSANINWVKDIYVEQEFDVLNDSIFLLTKDYLMSDFAVNKKEKSKGVYGKRTTYYQNHKFNIEKPANFYKEEVNFVDNEVYKKSDEYWEENRFEKLSKDEQGVYKMLDTLQNVKAFKRITNLVQILASGYINYDFLDIGPIFSTFGYNEVEGFRTQLGGRTYFGPNDTWRVQAFTAYGFKDQKFKYGFAGKWMIDKKNRIIISGGNRRDVEQLGASLTTTNDILARSYGSSSFFTTGSNGKLTNLGLTNASVAIEPLKNLTLQTGVSYKTLESASAVFSLDYYTTLPTVANPAGVVKSNTTQSEFNIQAEYTPNRRTIAYGVERSIANSPYTTLFVNYSQGYKGIINSDFNYKKLELYYKQPIIIGPLGRTNLILELGKTFGTVPLGLMSVVPGNQTFFTIENAFSNLNYYEFVTDQYATFQWNHDFNGRLFARVPFLRKLNWREFVGVKAAYGTVSDANRAINASGLEYVAPENVYWEYNAGIGNIFKVFRLDFSWRGSYLDTPNTNKFTVKGSFGFYF comes from the coding sequence ATGAAAAATCTACTGAAGGTTCTCGTTTTATTTTTGGTATCAACTACATCTTCACTTATTGCACAAACAAAAGTGAGCGGGATTGTTGTTGACAAATCCAAACAACCTGTTCCATTTGCCAATGTTGTGTTTAAAAACACTAGTATTGGTACCGTGACTAATGAAGATGGACGTTTTTATATGGAATCTCCAAATACTTACAAAACGTTAATTATAAGCTCGGTAGGCTTTTCCGAAAAAGAAATAACGCTTACCAAATCGGTTAATTATAATTTTACAATTGAACTTAATGAACAAGAGAGTCTAAAAGAAGTCGTTATTTTTACGGGCAAAACTTCTAAGAAGAATAATCCCGCTCTCGATATTCTGAGAAAAATTTGGGAGAAAAAGCGCAAAAATGGTCTATATCAATTTGCTCAATACCAAATGGAAAAATATGAAAAAGTAGAATTTGACATTAATTCTATTGACAGTGCCTATAGAAAACAAAAAATTTTCAAAGGCATGGAATTCATTTTTGATCATGTTGACACTTCTAAAATTACCGGAAAAACGTATTTGCCCATATTTGTAAATGAAGCATTGGTTGACGTGTATGGTGACAATAAAATACCGAAAATAAAAGAGATAACAAAAGCCAATAAAACGTCTGGATTTGATGGAAATCAACAAATATTGTCTTTCATAAAAGATTTATATTCTGATTATAATATCTACAATAATTACATCGCATTATTTGACAAAAGCTTTACAAGTCCACTATCTAAAACGGGAATTGATGTCTATAATTATGTTTTAAAGGACAGTGCTTTCATAGACAAAAAATGGTGTTTTAATATTGTTTTTTATCCTAGACGAAAAAACGAACTTACTTTCAAAGGGGATTTTTGGGTAAATGACACCACATTTGCTATCAAAAAAATCAATATGGCCGTTACCAAAAGTGCCAATATCAACTGGGTAAAAGACATTTACGTAGAACAAGAATTTGATGTATTAAACGATTCTATCTTTCTGTTGACCAAAGATTATTTGATGTCTGATTTTGCGGTAAATAAAAAAGAAAAATCAAAAGGAGTTTACGGAAAGCGAACCACTTATTATCAAAATCACAAATTCAATATCGAGAAACCTGCTAATTTCTACAAAGAAGAAGTCAATTTTGTAGATAACGAAGTCTATAAAAAAAGTGATGAGTATTGGGAAGAAAATCGATTCGAAAAATTAAGTAAAGACGAACAAGGAGTCTATAAAATGCTCGATACTTTACAAAATGTAAAAGCCTTCAAACGAATTACCAACTTAGTTCAAATATTAGCGAGTGGATACATCAATTATGATTTCTTAGATATTGGACCTATTTTCTCCACGTTTGGCTACAATGAAGTCGAGGGATTTAGAACACAATTAGGAGGTCGTACTTATTTTGGCCCAAATGATACGTGGCGTGTTCAAGCGTTTACTGCTTATGGATTCAAAGACCAAAAGTTTAAATACGGTTTTGCAGGAAAATGGATGATTGACAAAAAAAACAGAATCATTATTTCTGGAGGAAACAGACGCGATGTCGAACAATTGGGTGCTAGCTTAACCACAACCAATGATATTTTAGCAAGAAGCTATGGCTCTTCGTCCTTTTTTACGACAGGGTCCAATGGTAAATTGACAAATTTAGGCTTGACGAATGCCTCTGTTGCGATAGAACCCCTAAAAAACCTAACATTACAAACTGGGGTAAGTTATAAAACACTAGAATCGGCCTCAGCTGTTTTCAGTTTGGATTATTATACCACTTTACCAACTGTGGCAAATCCAGCAGGAGTTGTAAAAAGCAACACCACTCAATCTGAATTTAATATACAAGCCGAGTATACACCAAACAGAAGAACCATAGCTTACGGCGTAGAAAGAAGCATTGCTAACAGCCCCTACACTACCCTTTTTGTCAATTATAGTCAAGGATATAAAGGAATTATCAACAGTGATTTCAATTACAAAAAACTCGAACTCTATTACAAACAACCTATAATTATTGGTCCGTTAGGCCGTACTAATTTGATTTTGGAACTGGGTAAAACTTTTGGAACAGTTCCTTTAGGATTAATGAGTGTCGTTCCAGGTAATCAAACTTTTTTCACCATAGAGAACGCTTTTAGTAATCTAAATTATTACGAATTTGTTACCGATCAATATGCTACATTTCAATGGAATCATGATTTCAACGGAAGGCTGTTTGCCAGGGTTCCATTTCTTAGAAAACTCAATTGGAGAGAATTTGTCGGTGTAAAAGCCGCTTATGGAACCGTTTCAGATGCCAATAGAGCCATCAATGCTTCAGGTCTCGAATATGTAGCTCCAGAAAATGTCTATTGGGAATACAACGCCGGAATTGGAAACATCTTCAAGGTATTCCGTTTGGATTTTTCTTGGAGAGGAAGCTATCTCGACACGCCAAATACCAATAAATTTACTGTAAAAGGATCTTTTGGATTCTATTTTTAG
- a CDS encoding pyruvate dehydrogenase complex E1 component subunit beta codes for MRTIQFREAICEAMSEEMRRDESIYLMGEEVAEYNGAYKASKGMLAEFGEKRVIDTPIAELGFTGIAVGSAMNGCRPIVEYMTFNFCLVGIDQIINNAAKMRQMTGGQFNVPIVFRGPTASAGQLGATHSQAIENWFANTPGLKVVVPSNVYDAKGLLKSAIRDNDPVIFMESEQMYGDKGEVPDGEYTIPLGVADIKREGTDVTIVSFGKIIKEAYIAADELAKEGISCEIIDLRTVRPMDNEAILTSVRKTNRLVILEEAWPFASVSSEIAYLVQEQAFDFLDAPIQRITTADTPAPYSPVLLKEWLPNAADVVKAVKKVLYKK; via the coding sequence ATGAGAACGATACAATTTAGAGAGGCCATTTGCGAAGCGATGAGTGAAGAAATGCGTCGCGATGAGTCCATATACTTAATGGGTGAAGAGGTTGCTGAATACAACGGAGCTTACAAAGCATCAAAAGGAATGCTTGCTGAATTTGGTGAGAAAAGAGTGATTGACACGCCAATTGCTGAGCTTGGTTTTACTGGAATTGCTGTAGGATCGGCAATGAATGGTTGTCGTCCGATTGTTGAGTATATGACTTTCAACTTTTGTTTGGTTGGAATTGATCAAATTATAAATAACGCTGCCAAAATGCGTCAAATGACTGGTGGACAGTTTAATGTGCCTATCGTTTTTCGTGGTCCTACGGCTTCTGCTGGACAATTGGGAGCAACACACTCACAAGCAATCGAGAACTGGTTTGCCAACACTCCTGGACTTAAAGTAGTGGTTCCATCCAATGTTTATGATGCCAAAGGTTTATTAAAATCGGCAATTCGCGATAATGACCCTGTTATTTTCATGGAATCAGAACAAATGTATGGTGACAAAGGCGAAGTTCCAGATGGAGAATATACAATTCCTCTTGGTGTAGCTGATATCAAACGTGAAGGGACGGATGTAACTATTGTTTCTTTTGGTAAAATCATCAAAGAGGCGTACATCGCAGCAGATGAATTGGCTAAAGAAGGTATCTCTTGTGAGATTATTGACTTAAGAACGGTTCGCCCAATGGACAACGAAGCGATTTTAACGTCTGTTAGAAAAACAAACCGATTGGTTATTCTTGAAGAAGCTTGGCCATTTGCAAGTGTATCTTCGGAGATTGCTTATTTGGTTCAAGAGCAAGCTTTTGACTTTTTAGACGCACCAATCCAACGTATTACAACAGCCGATACTCCAGCACCATATTCTCCAGTATTATTAAAAGAATGGCTGCCGAATGCTGCCGATGTTGTGAAAGCAGTGAAAAAAGTATTGTATAAAAAATAG
- a CDS encoding electron transfer flavoprotein subunit beta/FixA family protein, producing the protein MKILVCISHVPDTTSKINFTNGDAEFDTNGVQYVINPNDEFGLTRAIWFQEQQGATVTVVNVGGPDTESTLRKALAIGANEAIRINANPTDGFFVAKQLAEVIKNGGYDIVIAGKESLDYNGGMVPGMIAGILGYNFLNSCTGITVEGTNVTAVREIDGGKETVSSSLPIIIGGQKGIVEEKDLRIPNMRGIMTARTKVLTILEPVDAAINTKAVKFEKPAPKSAVKLISADNLDELINLLHNEAKVI; encoded by the coding sequence ATGAAAATATTAGTTTGCATCAGCCACGTTCCTGATACTACTTCAAAAATCAATTTCACTAACGGAGATGCTGAATTTGATACCAATGGGGTTCAATATGTTATTAATCCAAATGATGAATTTGGTCTAACTCGTGCGATTTGGTTTCAAGAGCAACAAGGAGCTACAGTAACTGTGGTAAATGTTGGTGGGCCGGATACCGAATCTACTTTAAGAAAAGCATTGGCGATAGGAGCCAATGAAGCCATTCGTATTAATGCCAATCCAACGGATGGTTTTTTTGTGGCTAAACAATTGGCTGAAGTAATCAAAAATGGTGGTTATGATATTGTAATTGCAGGTAAAGAATCATTGGATTACAACGGAGGAATGGTTCCTGGTATGATTGCAGGGATTTTAGGATACAACTTTTTAAACTCTTGTACAGGAATCACTGTAGAAGGAACAAATGTTACAGCCGTCCGTGAAATAGATGGTGGAAAAGAAACAGTAAGTTCTTCATTACCTATTATTATTGGGGGTCAAAAAGGAATTGTTGAGGAAAAAGATTTGCGTATTCCAAATATGAGAGGAATTATGACAGCCAGAACAAAAGTATTAACAATCCTTGAGCCTGTAGATGCTGCTATAAATACTAAAGCCGTAAAATTTGAAAAACCAGCTCCAAAATCAGCAGTAAAATTAATTTCAGCTGATAATTTGGATGAATTAATTAATTTATTGCACAACGAAGCGAAGGTAATCTAG
- a CDS encoding electron transfer flavoprotein subunit alpha/FixB family protein, with protein MSILIYAESAEGKFKKVALELASYAKKVAESLGTTVTAVTVNAGDVSELSKYGVDKVLKVNNDKLAGFTAKAYADVIKQAAQKEEAKVVLLSSTTDSIYLASLVAVALEAGYASNVVGLPVSTSPFQVKRTAFSNKAFNITEINTDVKVLALAKNSYGIFENTSSLTTEDFNPTIGDADFGVKVVSVEKVSGKVSIADADIVVSAGRGLKGPENWGMIEELASVLGAATACSKPVSDLGWRTHGEHVGQTGKPVATNLYIAVGISGAIQHIAGINSSKVKVVINSDPEAPFFKVADYGVVGDAFEIVPQLIQKFKAFKEQQS; from the coding sequence ATGTCAATATTAATATATGCAGAATCTGCAGAAGGAAAATTTAAAAAAGTAGCATTAGAACTTGCTTCTTATGCAAAAAAAGTAGCTGAATCATTAGGAACAACTGTTACAGCCGTTACGGTAAATGCTGGAGATGTTTCTGAATTGTCAAAATACGGGGTTGATAAAGTTTTAAAAGTAAACAATGATAAATTAGCAGGTTTTACCGCCAAAGCTTATGCTGATGTTATTAAGCAAGCAGCTCAAAAAGAAGAGGCTAAAGTAGTTTTACTTTCATCAACAACAGATAGTATTTACTTAGCTTCATTAGTAGCGGTGGCGTTAGAGGCTGGTTACGCATCAAATGTGGTTGGCTTGCCGGTAAGCACTTCCCCGTTTCAAGTTAAAAGAACGGCTTTTTCAAACAAAGCTTTCAATATAACAGAGATCAATACCGATGTAAAAGTATTGGCACTAGCCAAAAACTCTTATGGGATTTTCGAAAATACATCCTCATTAACAACAGAAGATTTTAATCCAACTATCGGAGATGCTGATTTTGGAGTTAAAGTGGTGTCTGTCGAAAAAGTTTCTGGAAAAGTCTCTATTGCAGATGCTGATATTGTAGTTTCTGCAGGGCGTGGCCTTAAAGGTCCAGAAAACTGGGGAATGATTGAAGAATTAGCATCTGTTCTTGGAGCCGCAACTGCTTGTTCTAAGCCAGTCTCTGATTTAGGTTGGAGAACTCATGGAGAACATGTTGGTCAAACAGGAAAACCAGTTGCTACTAATTTATATATTGCTGTTGGTATTTCTGGAGCAATTCAACACATTGCTGGGATCAACTCTTCAAAAGTAAAAGTGGTAATCAATAGTGATCCGGAAGCTCCTTTCTTTAAAGTAGCCGATTATGGAGTTGTTGGTGATGCTTTTGAAATAGTGCCTCAATTGATTCAAAAGTTCAAAGCTTTTAAAGAGCAACAATCTTAG
- a CDS encoding bifunctional nuclease family protein, with translation MSLVKLSIKGISYSQTQNGAYALILNEVDGERKLPIVIGAFEAQSIAIALEKEIKPPRPLTHDLFKNFAERFDIVVKQVIIHKLVDGVFYSSIICERDKIEEIIDARTSDAIALAIRFNAPIFTYKNILDKAGIYLKANPLETDSLNELDEILSNPETFGSTESNESGNTYSNHSLHELNELLEQAVEQEDYEKAAKIRDEISKREA, from the coding sequence ATGAGCTTAGTTAAATTATCTATAAAAGGAATTTCATACAGTCAAACTCAAAATGGCGCCTATGCGTTGATATTAAATGAGGTTGATGGGGAAAGAAAATTGCCTATTGTTATTGGCGCATTTGAAGCCCAGTCTATTGCAATTGCTTTGGAAAAAGAAATTAAACCGCCTCGTCCTTTGACTCATGATTTATTTAAAAACTTTGCCGAAAGATTTGATATAGTCGTAAAACAAGTCATTATACACAAGTTAGTCGATGGCGTTTTTTATTCTAGTATTATTTGCGAAAGGGATAAAATTGAAGAAATAATTGATGCCAGAACTTCGGATGCTATTGCATTGGCAATTCGTTTTAATGCTCCAATTTTTACCTATAAAAATATATTGGACAAAGCAGGTATTTATTTAAAAGCCAATCCGCTTGAAACGGATTCCTTGAATGAATTAGACGAGATTTTGTCTAATCCAGAAACATTTGGCAGTACCGAAAGTAATGAATCTGGAAATACATATTCCAATCATAGTTTGCATGAATTAAATGAATTATTAGAGCAAGCTGTAGAGCAGGAAGATTACGAAAAAGCGGCAAAGATCCGTGATGAAATTTCAAAAAGAGAAGCGTAA